The Geothrix sp. DNA segment GCTGTGGTGCAGGCGGGGACTGGGCCCGTGCCACTCCGACCGGGAGGCCCGCGGCCAACAGGAGGATCAGGGCGGCGCGGGGAAAGGCATGTGGCACGGGCGTCTTCTCCAGATGAAAGCATTTTCTAATTCAATTCAACCCTGGTCAATGGAAATAATTTTCATTTACGATCAAGAGATTCACTAAACCTTGAGCCCACCTAGGCGAAGCTTATGCATGAATTGCCCCTTGGGGAGGTCTTCGACATGAAGCGGAAGCAGCTGTGGATTCTCGGCGGGGGGCTTGCGGTCCTCCTGGTGGGCGGCGTCGCCATCGCCGGCATGCAGGAGAAGGGCCTGGCCGTGCAGGTGGCCAAGGTCGGACGGGAGAACCTCCAGTCGAAGGTCAGCGCCAACGGCAAGATCCAGGCGGTGACCAAGGCCGACATCTCAGCCAACGTGATGGGCCAGGTCACCAAACTGGCGGTCAAGGAGGGGGACCGGGTCAAGAAGGGCCAGTTCCTCATGGAGATCGACCCGCGCAGCGCCAAGGCCAGCACGGAAGCCATGCAGGCCAACCTGCAGGCCGCCCAGTCGGACCTGATCTCGGCCATGGCCAACCTGGCCCAGGCCCGCTCGGACTTCGACCGGGCCAAGGCCAACCGCGACGCCGGCATCATCTCCGCGGCCGACTTCGAGCGGGCCAAGACGGCCTTCGACACGGCCAAGGCCGCCCAGGAGACCGCCCGCCGCAGGGCGGACCAAGCCAAGGCCAACCTCAGCCAGTCCCACGTGGGTCTCCAGAACTCCACCATCACCGCGCCCATGGACGGCGTGGTCACCGCCCGCCGCATCGAGCTGGGGGAGACGGCCGTGCCCGGCATCCAGAACTCCGCCGGCACCGTGCTGGTGACGGTCTCCGACATGAGCAAGGTCGAGGCCGAGATGGAAGTCGACGAAGCCTCCATCCCCACCGTGAAGCTGGCCCAGAAGGCCCAGGTGCGCATCGACGCCTACCCCAACCAGACCTTCGACGGCGAGGTCACCGAAGTGGGCGGCAGCCCCATCCTGAAGCTCAGCGCCAACGAGGCCATCAAGTTCAAGGTCAAGGTCTGGATCAAGAACCCGCCCCTCACCATCAAGCCCGGCCTCTCCGCCCAGGCGGACATCTTCACCGGCAGCCGCGACCAGGTCCTGGCCATCCCCATCCAGTCCCTGGTGACGCGGGAGATCAAGCCCAAGGCCGGCGAGACGCTGAAGCCCGGCGCGCCCCGGGACGAGGAGGGCGTCTGGCTCTTCGACGGCCAGGGCAAGACCAAGTTCCTCCCGGTCAAGACCGGCCTCCTGGGTGACCTGAACGTGGAGGTGCTGGACGGCCTCAAGGGCGGCGAGACCGTCATCACCGGACCGTTCAGGATCCTGCGCGACCTCAAGGGCGGCGAGCTGGTCCGCGAGGACAAGAGCAAGAAGAAGGACGAGAAGAAGGGCTAGCCCCATGAACTATCAAGAGCTGTTCCGGGTGGCCCTCCGGGCCATCCGGGCCCACAAGCTCCGCAGCTTCCTGACCCTGCTGGGCATCATCATCGGCGTCACCACCATCGTGGGCGTGGTGGGGATCATCACGGGCCTGAACCGCTACGTGCAGGAGAAGGTGATCGTCCTCGCGCCCGACATGTACATCGTCACGCGCTTCGGCATCATCCGCAGCCGCGAGGAGTTCCTCCAGGCCATCAAGCGGCCCCAGCTCACCTGGGAGGAGTACCAGCGCATCAGCAGCGGCGTGCTCAGCCATGCCTCGCTGACCGCCACGCGCTCCTTCAAGACGCTCCCGGTCAGCTACGGCACCCACCGGCTGGCGGACACCTTCGTGGTGGGCAGCACCGCCAACTTCGCCCGGATCCTGAACCTGGAGACCGGTGGCAACGGCCGCTTCTTCACCGAGGGCGAGGACGAATCCGCCCAGAACGTGGCCGTCATCGGCGCCGACATCAAGGAGGAACTCTTCCCGAACCAGGATCCCATCGGCCGGATGATCCTGGTCCGCGGCCAGCCCTTCCGCGTCATCGGCCACATGGTGAAGGAGGGCAAGGGCCTCGGCATCAACCGCGACCAGCTGGTGGTCATCCCCTTCCAGGTCTACCGGAAGAACTTCTTCGCCCCCAACGATCCCCTGGACTACTTCATCAAGGCCCGCGGCGGCGTGGAGGGCCTGAGCGAATCCATCGACGAGACCCGGGCCTTCCTGCGCGCCATGCGCCACACCTCCTGGCGGGATCCCGATCCCGTGGGCTTCCTCACCCAGGACCAGCTCCAGGAGCTCTGGCGCCAGATCAGCACCGCCACCTTCGTGCTGCTCACCCTCATCGCCTCCGTGTCCCTGGGCGTGGGCGGCATCGTGATCATGAACATCATGCTGGTGAGCGTGGCGGAGCGCACCCAGGAGATCGGCGTGCGCATGGCCCTGGGGGCGCGGAAGCGGGACATCCAGCGCCAGTTCCTGCTGGAGGCCTCCCTCCTCTCCATGGCCGGCGGCGTGGTGGGCGTCCTCCTGGGCGGGGCCATCGCCCTGCTGGTCAAGGCGGCGACGGGCTTCCCCGCCCAGATCACCGTGGGCATCGTCCTGATGGGCGTGGGTCTCTCCACGGTGGTGGGGCTGCTGGCCGGCTTCCTCCCGGCCCGCCGGGCCGCCAACCTGCCCGTCATCGACGCCCTGCGGGCGGAGTAGGAGCCACCATGGCAGCCGCACGCGCCCGCTCAGCCATCCGCAGCATGGGGCTCGAGAACGTCCGCTTCGCGATGCGCTCGATCCTCGTGCAGCGCCTGCGCAGCTTCCTGACCCTGCTGGGCATCGTCTCCGGCGTCGCCACGGTCATCGCCATGGTGAGCTTCGTCGCGGGCTTCAACGACGCCATCACGGGCGCCTTCTCCAGCTTCGGCACCACCCTGGTGCAGTACCAGAAGTACGAGCCCCGCTTCGGCGGCGGCCCCACGGGCCCCCCAGAAGAGCAGCGCAAGCGCCGCGACCTGACCCTGGAGGACGCCCAGGCCCTGAAGCGCCTGAACACCCTGGCCGCGGCGGTGAGCCCCGAGCGCTACCTCAACCTGCCCGGCCTCGCCGCCTCCACCACCTTCAAGAACCGGAAGGGCAAGGAGGCCAACGGCCCCACCCTGGCCGGCGTGGTGCCCGACTACGCCCCGGCCAACAATGCGAGCATCACCGATGGCCGTTTCTTCGGGGATGCCGACGTCAGCCACTCGGCACGGACCGCCGTCGTCGGACCGGACGTGGCCGACGCCCTCTGGTTCCACCGCGATCCCATCAACCAGGAGCTGCTCATCAACGGCGTGGCCTTCCGGGTCATCGGCCTGCTCGAGAAGCGGGGCTCCTTCCTGGGCGGCAGCGCGGACAACATCGTGTGCATCCCCTTCAGCACCTTCGACGAGATGTTCCCGGACGTGAAGAACAGCAACGGGGACACCATCCACATCGCCACGATCCCCAGGGATCCCAAGGAACAGCAGGCCATGACGGACCAGGGCATCTCGATCCTGCGCACCCGGCGGGGCCTGAAGGCCAAGGAACCCAACGACTTCGCCATCTTCACCAGCGAGGGCCAGCTGGAGACCTTCCGGGCCATCACCGGCGGCATCGCCGGGGCCATGATCCTCATCGCGGGCATCGCCCTGCTGGTGGGCGGCGTGGGCGTCATGAACATCATGCTGGTGAGCGTCACCGAGCGCACGCGCGAGATCGGCGTGCGCAAGGCCCTGGGCGCCACCCGCAAGGACATCGCCATGCAGTTCCTGGTGGAGGCCATCACCCTCACCGGCGTGGGCGGCGCCATCGGCATTGCCGTGGGCCTGGGCATCGCCATGCTGGTGCGCCTCGTCTTCGACTTCCCCGCCGCCGCCCCCCTCTGGAGCATCGCCCTCGGCTTCGGCGTCAGCACGGCCGTAGGGCTGATCTTCGGGCTGTGGCCCGCGCTGAAGGCTGCCAAGCAGGATCCGATTGAGGCCCTTCGCTACGAGTAGCTTCTTCCAACGCCCGTGGGCCAGCGCCTGGGCGCTCGCCTTCGGCTCGACGCACGGCGCCCAACCCACGATTGGATGCCCCCGCATGGGGCATCCTCCCGATTCAGTCGGGCATTGCCCCCCTGAATCGGAGTGGGACCTTCCCCCGCGAACGGACGCGCCTCCGGCGCGTCCTCCCACTCGGCCTGCGCTTCGCTTGGCCTCGCGGAGCGGGTCCCGCGGCCCGCGCTGAAGGCTGCCAAGCAGGATCCCATCGAGGCTTTGCGGTACGAGTAATATCAACAAATATCCAAGGCAAATGGAAACCTGGTTGTCGGCCTTGCTCTGCTTCCTGTATGGCCTTTAATGCCTCCACGAAGAACACGAAGAATAGAAGCTCACGCGGAGCCGCGGAGACCGCGGGATTGAATGCGCATGCGAATTCTCTCAGCGCCCTCTTCGCCCTCAGCCGTGAGAGCTAACCGCGAATGACGCGAATCGCCCTGCGGGCGCGCGAATGGCGAACGGACATTCTTCCGCCTCCTCTCACGGGGCGGATTCACCGGCTCTTGAAGGCCGGCGGCACCGTCCCGTGAGCGGCCAGCCGCGCAAAAACGCGGCTGGGGGCCGAAGGCCCAGGCGGCCTATCCCCGCTGTTTTCGCGCCCATTCGCGTCATTCGCGGTTCCATGCTTTCAGCCCAAGTGGAGCCCCGTCCCCAGGGGCATGGGATCCGCGGTGAGACGGCATTTCCACAAATCCCGGAAGATCCTTTCCTCATTCCACATGAATTTGTAAATTGCCTCAATCACTGCACTCGGAGAATCAACTCTCCGTCAACAAGCGCGAACTCGACCTCGCAGGGCATGGCCTCCACGCTGAA contains these protein-coding regions:
- a CDS encoding ABC transporter permease: MNYQELFRVALRAIRAHKLRSFLTLLGIIIGVTTIVGVVGIITGLNRYVQEKVIVLAPDMYIVTRFGIIRSREEFLQAIKRPQLTWEEYQRISSGVLSHASLTATRSFKTLPVSYGTHRLADTFVVGSTANFARILNLETGGNGRFFTEGEDESAQNVAVIGADIKEELFPNQDPIGRMILVRGQPFRVIGHMVKEGKGLGINRDQLVVIPFQVYRKNFFAPNDPLDYFIKARGGVEGLSESIDETRAFLRAMRHTSWRDPDPVGFLTQDQLQELWRQISTATFVLLTLIASVSLGVGGIVIMNIMLVSVAERTQEIGVRMALGARKRDIQRQFLLEASLLSMAGGVVGVLLGGAIALLVKAATGFPAQITVGIVLMGVGLSTVVGLLAGFLPARRAANLPVIDALRAE
- a CDS encoding efflux RND transporter periplasmic adaptor subunit; the protein is MKRKQLWILGGGLAVLLVGGVAIAGMQEKGLAVQVAKVGRENLQSKVSANGKIQAVTKADISANVMGQVTKLAVKEGDRVKKGQFLMEIDPRSAKASTEAMQANLQAAQSDLISAMANLAQARSDFDRAKANRDAGIISAADFERAKTAFDTAKAAQETARRRADQAKANLSQSHVGLQNSTITAPMDGVVTARRIELGETAVPGIQNSAGTVLVTVSDMSKVEAEMEVDEASIPTVKLAQKAQVRIDAYPNQTFDGEVTEVGGSPILKLSANEAIKFKVKVWIKNPPLTIKPGLSAQADIFTGSRDQVLAIPIQSLVTREIKPKAGETLKPGAPRDEEGVWLFDGQGKTKFLPVKTGLLGDLNVEVLDGLKGGETVITGPFRILRDLKGGELVREDKSKKKDEKKG
- a CDS encoding ABC transporter permease; amino-acid sequence: MAAARARSAIRSMGLENVRFAMRSILVQRLRSFLTLLGIVSGVATVIAMVSFVAGFNDAITGAFSSFGTTLVQYQKYEPRFGGGPTGPPEEQRKRRDLTLEDAQALKRLNTLAAAVSPERYLNLPGLAASTTFKNRKGKEANGPTLAGVVPDYAPANNASITDGRFFGDADVSHSARTAVVGPDVADALWFHRDPINQELLINGVAFRVIGLLEKRGSFLGGSADNIVCIPFSTFDEMFPDVKNSNGDTIHIATIPRDPKEQQAMTDQGISILRTRRGLKAKEPNDFAIFTSEGQLETFRAITGGIAGAMILIAGIALLVGGVGVMNIMLVSVTERTREIGVRKALGATRKDIAMQFLVEAITLTGVGGAIGIAVGLGIAMLVRLVFDFPAAAPLWSIALGFGVSTAVGLIFGLWPALKAAKQDPIEALRYE